A region of the bacterium genome:
AAACCCACTGCGTGCCCTAGAGCCCCAGCCGCGGCGCGCCGCGCTCGTGGTCCAGCAGCCAGCGCTTGCGCTCGAGGCCGCCGCCGTAGCCGCGCAGGGCGCCGCTCGCCTCGATGACGCGGTGGCAGGGCACGACGATCGCGACGTAATTGTCGCCGTTGGCGCGGCCCACGGCGCGCGCGCCGCCCGGCTTGCCGAGCTGCGCAGCGAGCTCGCCGTAGCCGCGCGTCTCACCGTAGGGGATCGTCAGCAATCCTTCCCAGACGCGGCGCTGCCAGGGGCTGCCGGCCAGGTCTAGCGGCAGGTCGAAGTCGCGCCGCTTGCCGGCGAAGTACTCGGCGAGCTGCCGTGCGAGCGCGGCGATGTGCGGCGAGTCGCCGTCCACCACGCTGC
Encoded here:
- a CDS encoding methylated-DNA--[protein]-cysteine S-methyltransferase, whose protein sequence is VDSPLGPLLLGATERGVCLCEFADRGGRERIEKRLFERHKRSVVDGDSPHIAALARQLAEYFAGKRRDFDLPLDLAGSPWQRRVWEGLLTIPYGETRGYGELAAQLGKPGGARAVGRANGDNYVAIVVPCHRVIEASGALRGYGGGLERKRWLLDHERGAPRLGL